AGGTAGGGCAGTATTTGCGTTCCATTCTGTGATACGATAGCTGGGTTTTAGGTTTGGTAGGCTTGTATCCGTACTAAAACAGAAAGCCAGCGCAGGTAAAATTAAGGAAGGGAGATCAGCCGCAGTTTCTGCTGCCAAACTATACTGCAAGGTAGTAGCGGTAAGGGTTAAGGTTACGATGTGATCGGTAGCTGGTTGGCCCTTGCTGATTGCCCATAGGTTGAGCAGCAGCAAGCACTCCAATAACGCGGGATCGACTATAATTTCAGCTACGTCTGTTTGTTTCCGCAATAAGAGCGCTAACGGTTCCCCTAAATCCAATATTTGCTGGTTTACTTTTAAGATAGTTGGTTCAAGTGGGATGGGCTGTATTAATTTTTTATTAAGCTTTAGGCTCCGTTCTTCTTGGGCTCTCCATGCCAGACAATCGCTGAATTTTTGTAGTTTCTTGTTAAAGGATGCTATTTCGCTTCGTATACCAGACGGATCTTGCTTATAAAGCGTGTCAGCAGTTTCTTGTAAGGTATCGCCCATTGCTCGTAAAAGGGCACCTCCAGCAGTGGCATCCAATCTAGCCCAATGCGCTTGGCTATAGATGGCTTCTAAGGAAATCCTTTGTTCATAGGTTCTAGTAAGTTCGATAATTTTAAGTTTAGCAGTTGCTTTGTCTCGTAGGTATTTATAAATACCAAAGCCTATTATGGCAGCCGTTATAAAGACAAAAGCTAACACAAGTTCTATGACAGAAGCATGCTTAAGACTTTCCCAAAATAAATCAACAAAATTTACATAAGGAGGTAAAAATTTATGGATTACTAAAGCACAAAGTAATAGTATGCTACTGCATTCCACGGATAGTAATACAATAGATAGGCTTATGCTAGCTATAAGAAGCGCACAAACCATAGGGCTATAGTGTCCTAGTTTAGCAAATTGGAGGGGCGCTATAAAAAGCAGAAGAAACAATAGCATAGGCCATAGATCATGCAATAGCGGAATTCCTCCCTTTCGATAAGCATGCAGGGCTGGGTAGAGCGCTAGGATGGTTCCCAAGGCCATCACAGCCATATAGAGGTATACATAGGGAAGGAAATACTGCCTTTGGATAAAGCACAAAGCGATAATGGCATGAAGGATGGTGTAGCCGCCTACCGCTATAAAAGTACGTTCTTGGGTAGGGAAAACACTTACACGATAGGACCTGGTAAAAAGTGTTTTAAGCCGTTGCACCCGTTCCAACCACCAGCGTTTGGTGATTTGGTTTTGTAAATCCCAGGCACTGCTATCTGGGATACCTACCCAACCGGTATGGGGGCATTTGGGAAGCAGGTAATGAAGGGCAAATAAGCTACCTGCGCTTACAATAATTGGAATGAAAATATGATCATGTGATACAACTTGCTTTTGATAAAAAATAAGATAGGCTGCTATGTTCAAACCCATTACTATTAATACAACAAGGGGTCTTGGTCTGAATCCCCAGCAAGCTATTATAAAAGGAATCGAAACAGCTGGGTCATAAAGCTGGCGTGCTTTGTATATTAATTGCAGAATATCGTTCGTACAGAATACCATCAGGAGGCTGATCATCCCTATACAAATGGAGGCGATGCGTACAATTTTAAGCGAGTAATTATGCGACTTGGTAACCCCGGCTACAAAAGGCCATAGGTCATTGGTAAATAAAACAGAGGCAATATGTAAGCTAGAATCAGCGGTAGACATCAACAATGCAAGCATAGCCGTTACCAATAGACCTGTCATACCAGGGAAATAGGCAAGGGAAAGGATATAGTGGAGGACGTTCTGATTGGGTGGAATGCTATCGCCATGTATATGTAAAGCTGCTGTAACGCTGAAAATGAGTAAAGCTATCACACAAGGAATTATGGCAATTTTATTAAAAACTCTTACAGCTTGTCCTACAGAAGCAGCCATATAAAACCGTTGTATATAGTGAGGCATAAGCATAAATATATGCCTAAACATAAAATCAGATAGTAAAATTGTTAAGGTATGCCCTGTGCACATTTTATTTAGATTATACTGCGGTACAGCAGTAAGTTTTTGCCAGCCCGCTGCTAAATCTTCCGTAGAAAATAGCAGAACGAAAATGAGCAGAGGGAAACAGAGCCCAAAAAGAAGAAATTGGTAGACATCGGTTATAGCTACCGCTCTAGCCCCTCCAAATGTAGCATATGCTATAACTAATAGGCTTAAAAGTATGGTTGAATAGGTTTGGAATGGTATTATTTTAGGGAATAGGATGGCTATAATTTCAAATCCAACCTTAATCTGGATGGTTAAATTAGCGATAGCTAAAGTGATACCAAGTAGGGCGGTAATGATGCGCGCGGCTGACCCATATACGCTTCCCATAGATTCTGCTATAGACAGATGCCCTACGAATCTTTTCATTCTTGGAATGATAAATCGGGAAAAGAAATAGATCATAGCAACTATTACAACGGATTGCCTATTAAGTCTTTCAAAACCTAGCCGATAGCTATC
Above is a window of Candidatus Cardinium hertigii DNA encoding:
- a CDS encoding sodium:solute symporter family protein, which produces MLGHIDVMIIGLSLIGTLVIGIYYGRGVQTFQDYAVGNRKTATSVIAISFIATVYGGRTLLAGLDDSYRLGFERLNRQSVVIVAMIYFFSRFIIPRMKRFVGHLSIAESMGSVYGSAARIITALLGITLAIANLTIQIKVGFEIIAILFPKIIPFQTYSTILLSLLVIAYATFGGARAVAITDVYQFLLFGLCFPLLIFVLLFSTEDLAAGWQKLTAVPQYNLNKMCTGHTLTILLSDFMFRHIFMLMPHYIQRFYMAASVGQAVRVFNKIAIIPCVIALLIFSVTAALHIHGDSIPPNQNVLHYILSLAYFPGMTGLLVTAMLALLMSTADSSLHIASVLFTNDLWPFVAGVTKSHNYSLKIVRIASICIGMISLLMVFCTNDILQLIYKARQLYDPAVSIPFIIACWGFRPRPLVVLIVMGLNIAAYLIFYQKQVVSHDHIFIPIIVSAGSLFALHYLLPKCPHTGWVGIPDSSAWDLQNQITKRWWLERVQRLKTLFTRSYRVSVFPTQERTFIAVGGYTILHAIIALCFIQRQYFLPYVYLYMAVMALGTILALYPALHAYRKGGIPLLHDLWPMLLFLLLFIAPLQFAKLGHYSPMVCALLIASISLSIVLLSVECSSILLLCALVIHKFLPPYVNFVDLFWESLKHASVIELVLAFVFITAAIIGFGIYKYLRDKATAKLKIIELTRTYEQRISLEAIYSQAHWARLDATAGGALLRAMGDTLQETADTLYKQDPSGIRSEIASFNKKLQKFSDCLAWRAQEERSLKLNKKLIQPIPLEPTILKVNQQILDLGEPLALLLRKQTDVAEIIVDPALLECLLLLNLWAISKGQPATDHIVTLTLTATTLQYSLAAETAADLPSLILPALAFCFSTDTSLPNLKPSYRITEWNANTALPASEAQFYQLESKQIVEAHGGYVEIIESPTKVSCLYVFPLDGRKVMRFKTYDPADLVANALAETAESLAQEQELIALLTAQTTLKEELIQETIAFIKKAHGLVRRKSGAPYYTHPMAVAKLLLEATQDPATILAGLLHDIVEDTPVTLPQLELMYGAKVAAIVDQVTHYNTNGYPWEWDDPTAQSILDACSDIRVVQVKLADRLHNMRTLSVRKPADQQRIAKETLAFYIPWGKNHKAPPQWLAEMQRICEEVLSS